In Quercus robur chromosome 11, dhQueRobu3.1, whole genome shotgun sequence, the sequence AGCAGCTTTCTCTCCACAGttttcctcccgatttgggaggaaaaaaattggTGGGTCCGGGAGGAAAAATTTCTCCCGGATTTTCCATCCTCTCTGTTTTCCTTTGCTTCCCAAACAGTGGAAAATACTGTTTTCCACACCATTTTCCACCCATTGTTTTCCATTCTCCCTATaatccctccaaccaaacatagtgTTAGAGTGATGTATGTTCCAATCAAAATTTGTGACGTCAGCATGACAAATATTGTGAGAGTGGGTGTTATATGCTTAGCATTTCTGTGCCAGAATAGCATACACATtgcttttttactttctttttctcttgtatCTCTTTGGATTCTGATTCATACTAGGATGGGCTTTCGAGGTTTCTGTTTATACTTGGCTTTATTGGCTCTCAGTTTGGAGCCACGGAACCTGAAATCTGAGGAACTGACATGCAATCCAAATGACTTGAGAGCCATGGCTGGTTTCTCCAATTGTTTAGAGTCAGCAATTGCTGGGTGGAACAGCACTGTATCTCCTGATTGCTGCTCTTGGTCTGGAATCACTTGTGATAATTCCACTGTTTCGGGAAGAAGGGTGGTTGGCTTGGAACTTGGTAGCAAAAGACTTACTGGGAAGATCTGTGAATCTTTGGCAGGATTGAATCAGTTGAGAGTTCTAAACCTCTCTCATAATTTCCTCTGGGGTTCCCTTCCTACTGAGTTGTTTAGTCTGCAAAACATAGAGATCATAGACTTAAGTAACAATGATTTTGTTGGGTCCATCAACAACAAAGGTATGTGTACAATATCTACAAGAATTCAAGTGCTTAATTTCTCTAATAACCATTTTTCTGGACAAGTTCCAAAAGATTTAGCAAATTGTACTTTTCTAAATCATCTCTCTTTTGATGGGAATAGTTTATCAGGGAGTTTGCCCGGAACTCTCTTCCAGCTAAAAAATCTTAGTGAACTGAATCTTCAGGGTAATAGGATATCTGGACCATTGAGTAATGGAATTGGTAACCTCTCTAACCTTGTCAAGATGGATATCTCCTCTAATTTGATTTCTGGAGTTCTTCCAGACATTTTTGGGAGCCTTGCAAGGCTTGAGCACTTCTCAGCCATGTCAAATTCATTCACTGGTCATTTGCCTAATTCGCTGGTAAACTCCCCATCACTTCAAATGTTGAATTTGAGCAACAACTCTCTAAGTGGTCCAATCAATCTCAACTGTTCCGCAATGAAAAATCTTGTCTCCCTAGGCCTTGGTAGTAACCTATTCCTTGGTCCAATTCCTGATGGTCTTTCCTCCTGCAGAGGATTGAAAGCACTCAATCTTGCCCGCAACAACCTCGGCGGTGAACTCCCTAATAACTTCAAGAATTTGAAGTCTCTAACACAGCTCTCACTGTCAAACACTAAACTTAGTAATATATTATCAGCTCTTAGGATTCTACAACATTGTAGGAATTTAAGTATGTTGGTACTTACAAGGAACTTTCTTGATGAACAAATTCCAAATGATGCGAGTCTGGAATTCAAAAACCTCAACAGTCTAATTCTTGCCAATTGTCAACTCAGAGGTCCAATCCCACAATGGTTGAGTCGTTGCCACAAGTTGCAGTTGTTGGATTTGTCTAGGAATCATTTGGGGGGAAACATACCATCATGGTTCGGAAAGTTTGATTCTCTCTTTTACTTGGATTTGTCTAATAACTCTCTCAAAGGTGAGATACCAAAGAGCTTGACTGAACTACAAAGCCTCATAAGTGGGAATATCACAATAGAAGAGCCTGTCTCAAGCTTTCAATTTCAACTTGTTCAACAAGGTAGACCAACCTTAACTTATAGACAGATTTCAAGCTTTCGACCAACTTTAGACCTGAGTTACAACAATCTCCAAGGCCCAATCTGGCCAGATTTTTGGAATTTGAAACGACTCCATGTTTTGAACCTGAAAGGAAATAACCTATCCGGCCCTATTCCAAATAATTTATCAGGGATGAGAGACTTGGAGAAACTTGATTTGTCTCACAATAAACTATCAGGAGAGATACCCCGTTCAATGGTAAATCTTAGCTTTGTGTCAACTTTGGACGTATCCTATAATCATTTGTGTGGGGAAATCCCTAAAGGAGGTCAGTTCGATACTTTTCCCAGTACAAGCTTCGAGGGAAACAATGGTCTCTGTCGTGCAGAGTACTGTACTTGTCAGTCTGAACAGACTTTTATCAGGAAGAAAAAAACGACAATTATTGGTCTACCATTTGAAATTGGAGCTGCTACAGGTTTTGTTCTAACTGTCAACTACTGCTTCTTGTCCCGATAGTCACTCTCATAGCCAAATAagaaggcaaaacataaaaattataattagagATTAAAGTAGGTGTATttcaaagaacaaaaataatatgtaTTACCTCTTATTTGATAGTGTGCCAGATTTCCTTGAGTTCATTTGGGAATCGGATTGGTGAAGTAATGTTAATGAAATCTTCTGTATGGTGTTTCTGTTCTTAATTATAAAGCATGTTGTAAACACTAAATTTCAAGTTTAGAAATCAAACAAtcaaaatagtttcacaaatgtaTATTTGTATTAATGTATGAGTATGTACAATTCTCTAAAATTGAATCCTATTACAAAATAATACTCCTCTTATTCGACCTCCTTGAAAAATCTCTAATTCAAGTATAATCTTGATTCGAACACCAATGCTTCTCGATTTGATTGAGAAAATGATCAAAAGATCTTTGAAGTAGAATATCAATGAATCTCTAACTATGTGTTTGTTAGGAATCCTTCATTCTTCTCGTTCTTCGTGTATTCTTTGAATGTTCTTTGTGTGTTCTTCGTCTTTGAAGATTGTAGTAGAAGTTCTTCGAGACTTTGGAGACTTGAATCCGTAGATCTTTATACTAACTTGCAATTTGAGATCTAGGAAGACCACTTGAATGATTTCTCTTTGAATGTGGTTAAGATTCGAAGGTTGAAGTTCTTGGAAGCTTTGGAGCTTAATTCCGACAGAGTTTCGAGACTTTTGAATGTGTGTGAATCccccaaaaaattgagaaggatctctatttataggagtcTTGGGAAGACGTGATGACACATGATTGGCTATCATTAATAACATGTGTTATCATTTAAATTGAGGGACTTTATGTCTTGTTCTCCAAGGGAtacatgacattttttattagCCATAgtgatttaatttaaaataacacataaCAGCTTTTAATTAGACTGCTTATCCCACTAAGTAACACGTGGCTTCTTGTGATTAGCCATTTTAAATGTACTACATGAATTTAGTGGTTTGACATGACAATTTGTGATTGGTAGAAAATTTCACTCTCTACACATGTAGTAGAAACACAGTAAATAATGTGTTGTATTAGTTGTGGCTGGTATCTtgcaatctatatatatctagaAGTTAAagcgtagtatttattgttatcATGCTCTTATTGAGTCACCCCATCGTCatggagtccaaatcttctgttcCACTTTTCCTACTCCACCCTAtgctccaccaataaaaacttgtcacATGTTCACCTAActaattaaatactaccattattgacttattaatactaccattattaattaatggtaataattaattaattaggtgaacatgcggcaagtttttattgatgGAGTATAGGGTGGAGTAGGAAAAGTGAGACAAAAGATTTGGACTGATCGCCACGTCATTGGCCACATAAATAGtcttattcatatttatttttgaccttttagtttttttacaatactaaatatataaatatattggctttacaaattcatcttaggtggttttaattttacatattcatctactttaattttgatcttataattatatataataaatcaatggaaaatcaaataaaagtattatctatatatattcaacTTGGGCGgttttaattttacatattatttTGCCCCTtcatcttcatttattttggcTCTTTTTATTCTCatcatcttactataaatttgccACTCTCTCctattttatgcatattttttccatacaaaaaatgttatttctctctctctctctctctctctctctctctctctctctctctctcaaattttttttttcattttttgttggatttttttatattttattttccctGTATCTCTACCTTAGATTGATGAAAAAATTTCCCATATGAGGATCTCCTACTAGAGGTTCGTTCCCTTATTGTCTTATTATTAACTAATTAATATGTGTTCctaaataaaagtattttttatcatcttatttacaaaactaaatatttttaatgaatggTATTTTATGTTGATCtgaattggggaaaaaaatattataatatatcatatattgtgttgttattagattttaatttatttggaaaataacaAGATAATCTAGACAAGCTGATGAAGAACAGTTAGTGTTGTTGAAGACAATGGTCTTTGTCTAGTTTCTTTTCACTGTTTGTAAATATTATGTTTGATATATTAGTGAAAAATTGTTATGTCTTTATTATATGATGTTCTTAGATGCTTAAGTAATTGTTTTAAGcgtttacaaatattttatattgtttttcatCATCTTTATTTCATTAGTATGttctttgagatttttaagaaaacaaattcgattttgtttttaaaattatttatttatctattcatttttCATATGTTGGATTATATGTTGATTAGATTATGACAACATTAACACaatacttctttttttcaccaaaaaaaaaaaaaaaaaaaaacttctctacTTTTTCCCCTTTGGAATTGtactcttggtttttttttttttttttttaaggaaaaagaattgcaattttttttttttgaattgtagttttgttgggttttattaattttttagataagtttcttggtgtttttaattgtatggtagaaaatttctaatttgagaaatttttttttaaaaactaaaagaaaaattttcagattttatataatttttaatgatacacaaaatattataattaaattttattaaaaaattaatattttcactaatttaccttttgaattcttaagaaaatttgtattgttttgatttggtacaacaaaaataatatatattacatttgtgattgtcgctataataaattaaattatgattataaattacattactatttattaaattagtccaaaatgaaattataaataaatttaaagagaGTATGAGACCACTCTAAAAAAGTTATCACGCATAACGCACAAGGTCCGAAACTAGTTGTATTGTAATAGTTGTGATTGACTTCTCAGCTTCttgtaagagcatccacattggtggagccataattttagttatttggCTCTACcaaaagctattttatctattttacaaaccACCCAACatcagtggttttattttagctttcaacataataaaataatatattcactacaataaacaacaattacAACCACCGCCACCGCCATATGATAGCAAAAAATCGTCTAgtgtaacaataatatttttttaaccccaaattatatatatacaattttttctttttactaaaacaatttctcaatTGTCAAGATAGCAAATAATCGTCTAGTGTAACACACTACAAGAAATTTGTACTATTGCGGCGGGTGCAAAAACTACTGCTATATGTCGCATATTGCGGCATTTTTTGGGACTGCCATAGCAACTCTAGTCTTTTGCAGCATCCTACAGCGGCAGGACATAAAACTGCCGCAATATATATGTTTTAGTGGCGTTAACTTAGATATAGTGTCTCTCCAAAATTCCGCCACaataaatatacaattttgCACAGATACTATAGCAACAGTATAGAAAACCACCACAATATGAAAGTTATAGCGGCATTGGGAAGACCACCGCAATAGGTACTCTTTTTTGCGACGCTTTTTCTTAGTTATAGCGGCGGGTTGGACCGCTGCAATAGACCTCTAAATTTCCCAATTCCAAAATTTCCCTCTGTTTTTTTCAGCTTCCCACTTATtaggttttcacttttcactttTCCCATTTATCATTTTTCGGTTGGTAATTTTCCTCTCCAAACTCTCACTTCAGCCAAGCTTCCGTCGTCAACTCCATCTCCGTCGCCGCCGCCTCGCCGTCACATTCTCTCTCTTGCTAAAGGTTTTAATCTGAGCTAACCCACTCGCTGGAGACTAAACCACTTGCACGCAGTAAGTTTCATTCCGAtttgtaagttttatttatttttattttatttatttattttatttttgttgattgaTCGTCGGAGACTAACCCACTCATTGTGCGAGGAATGTTCTTCTTGGTCCAttcccaacccaacccgacctaCCTCATTCCCTTTCCATTCCAGTACCTTCCCTAGGGTTCCATCTCCATCTCCTCATCTCCCAATCCAAAGgtactctccctctctctctgaTTCAACCATTTTTGTTGCCTTTGATTTATGATTATgcatgtgaatatatatattagttactACTCCCTTTTTGGTTTCTgagaaagcaagaaaagaaagagaaacttgTAGATCTTTAATTGCTCTGATGCTATTAAAcctttgattaaaaaaaattcttagttgtaatcttttctatcttttcacCTTTCTTGCTGTATAATCGTGTGTCATGATCATTGGTAACTAAATCGAAATCGTAaagttgtggttgtggttgtggctgtaAGCTCTTGCATAAACTTTATTGTCCCTATTGCATTCTCTCTCTTGCCAAAGGTTTTAATCCAAGCTAACCCACTCACCGGAGACTAACCCACTCGCACGCGGAAAGTTTCATTCCGAtttgtaagttttatttatttttatttttctttattttatttttgttgattgaTCGTCGGAGACTAACCCACTCATTGTGCAAGGAATGTTCTTCTTGGACCAttcccaacccgacccgacccgcctcATTCCCTTTCCATTCCAGTACCTTCCCTAGGGTTCCATCTCCATCTTCTAATCTCCCAATCCAAAGgtactctccctctctctctaattCAACCATTTTTGTTGCCTTTGATTTATGATTATgcatgtgaatatatatattagttactACTCCCTGTTTGGTTTTcgagaaaacaagaaaagaaagagaaacttgTAGATCTTTAATTGCTCTGTTGCTATTAAAcctttgattaaaaaaattcttagttgtaatcttttctatcttttcatctttcttgttGTATAATCGTGTGTCATGATCATTGGTAACTGAATCAAAATCGTAAAGTTGTGGTTGTGGCTATGAGCTCTTGCATAAACTTTATTGTCCCTGTGGCTTAGAGAACTtacaacccccccccccaaaatctGGTCTGGATAATACTATTAGGTTTTAAATATTTAGgatctaaatgtattagaacttcaatgtgtaatgttggcaaaccatgataaacttagagtctagatttaggctgctcaaagtgatgtatgtgtaaagttggaatcgagtaattgtagaaaattactgttcaatttctacaaggctcgatcgatcaaaaattagactcaatcgatCAAAGCTCCTGCAAAAtgttttttctacagaatttccaactcaggtcaagcccatatgacgtgtaaagttttatgttttgccttaagtataaaaggaaaaaccctagccacgttttagaggttgttgatatgctgtgtgtgtgaatctcttgtgagatctagaggtatttgccttcatacatacttaagtttatcaagatcaagattgatgtcgagagttTGATGatcgcttcagttgctgcataaacagcttaaagaaaaacacaagtgagagtacttgtggttgctgtgaatccaagaaaaaagtaatccgtggacttggagctgtcacgtggtcatggtagtaaaTTTTCTACTTAaggtagcaatagaatgttagtggtctaagtcgttattgtaaaacttcaattctttcatagtggatttgttttaccttgaggatagctaggttaaatccttcccagattttttaccagtttggttttattgggttatcatatcattgtattctttattttctgcattgtttacttgatatgatttactCGTGTTATCCtagatttttataatttacctaagtaatcacttggctaaataactaggttaaacaacttgtgttttaaggggtctaaaaacgtacaagtggtatcagagcgggttagcTCTAGTATTTAGatcctttgatctaagagttgatccttgacccttgttgtcatgaaacacggtcactctcttgtgatcccACCTCATTTTGATAGGAATAGCTATGcctattggaaagtaaggatgaaagcattcctaaaATCTATAgatgagagagtctggaatTCCGTGGAATATGGATGGGAAAAGCCCACTAATCCttttagtgagtggcaaacttctgaGAAAGAAGCAGCCACTTTTAATAGCAAAACCATGAATACTATTtataatgctgtttctatggaggaattcaagagaatctctaatgttgaggttgctcatactgcatggaatattctccaaactgtgCATAAGGCACAAAGGCAGTTAAGATTAATAAACTGCAGCAGTTAactactagatttgaaagtattagaacGTTTGATGATGaatattttgatgaattatatgctaaactgaatgatattgttaactctgtttataatttgggtgaaatctatgatcaacctaagattgttaggaagataCTTAGATCATTCACTAaggattttagacccaaagtgactatCATTattgaaagcaaggatgtgaaCTCCATCCCTATTGATGAACTTATAGGATCTCTCCAGTCCTATGAGTTAGACCTATCCaagacaaacaaatccaaatcaatggctcttaagtcagttgatgatgttgatgggaatggatttgatgataaactctctgctacagagattgcatatcttgctaagaaatttacaaattttcttaggaacaacaacagaaaggcaagaggtaaaaacaatACTGaatctagaaattttaggaggaatgatcccactaaagTGAACAATACTGAAAAACTTAAAGAGAAAGTAGGTCAAacctttaataattttatgagtcaacaatgttttggttgtcaagggtatggttATGTGAAATCAGAATGTCCTACATTCTTAATATCAAAGGGTAAAGCTATGGCTATAACCCGTAGTGATGATGAAATTTCTGATCATGAGTTtggtagtgatgaggatggaaacttcattactttcacaactactgctgtagttgatgaaagtgttgtggttgatgagaacccttctgatagggaactctctgagaatgctgatggggaactctctgagaatgtaacccttagtgatgatgaaatttctgatcatgagtctggtagtgatgaggatggaaacttcattgctttcacaaCTACTACTGTAGTTGATAAAAGTGTTGTGGTTGAtaagaacccttctgatggggaactctctgagaatGCTGATTTGCAAAAAACCTATAATAAGCTTTGCAtggttgctgcaaaggatgctataaaTGTTGATTTAGGTTTACAGAAAATTGCTTCTtttgaacttgataagaaaaatttgctcttgaaattgtttgatgctaatgaattgctTGGTAAGGTGAAAACTGAGAACATGTTGTTGCTTGATacagttaagaatttggaacttcaattatttgttgctagagaacaaacaaatagaTCTGCTAGTTCCAAACTTGAACACGTTTTGAGTATTCAGAAGTCTCCCTTAGAAAAAACTGGTCTAGGTTTTGAAGATAGCATCTTTGTGCCTAAGactcattccacaaactttgtttcttcttttgagTCTTCCATGAGTGAGATTGTCAAACCAgtagaagttacacctcctaggAAAACTAGGGTTGATCTAAAAAAGTCTGAGCCTAAGAATCCTACCATTCCTAAGGATAAGAAGCATGATAGACCTTtgtgggtttgtcatttttgtggaaagactgAACACATTCATCTaaactgtttcaagttgcaagtTGCTAAGTGagcaaataaaccaaaagtacctgtacctcaagcacaagatctcatggtacttattggtgagttGGTAAATGTTTTAAACCTCTATTCCAATCTTGGAGTTGCTCAGcattctaatatgaataataactccaatgcaagagttgcatctaaaaagttttggatgt encodes:
- the LOC126707129 gene encoding phytosulfokine receptor 1-like codes for the protein MYVPIKICDVSMTNIVRVGVICLAFLCQNSIHIAFLLSFSLVSLWILIHTRMGFRGFCLYLALLALSLEPRNLKSEELTCNPNDLRAMAGFSNCLESAIAGWNSTVSPDCCSWSGITCDNSTVSGRRVVGLELGSKRLTGKICESLAGLNQLRVLNLSHNFLWGSLPTELFSLQNIEIIDLSNNDFVGSINNKGMCTISTRIQVLNFSNNHFSGQVPKDLANCTFLNHLSFDGNSLSGSLPGTLFQLKNLSELNLQGNRISGPLSNGIGNLSNLVKMDISSNLISGVLPDIFGSLARLEHFSAMSNSFTGHLPNSLVNSPSLQMLNLSNNSLSGPINLNCSAMKNLVSLGLGSNLFLGPIPDGLSSCRGLKALNLARNNLGGELPNNFKNLKSLTQLSLSNTKLSNILSALRILQHCRNLSMLVLTRNFLDEQIPNDASLEFKNLNSLILANCQLRGPIPQWLSRCHKLQLLDLSRNHLGGNIPSWFGKFDSLFYLDLSNNSLKGEIPKSLTELQSLISGNITIEEPVSSFQFQLVQQGRPTLTYRQISSFRPTLDLSYNNLQGPIWPDFWNLKRLHVLNLKGNNLSGPIPNNLSGMRDLEKLDLSHNKLSGEIPRSMVNLSFVSTLDVSYNHLCGEIPKGGQFDTFPSTSFEGNNGLCRAEYCTCQSEQTFIRKKKTTIIGLPFEIGAATGFVLTVNYCFLSR